From a region of the Paenibacillus sp. FSL R10-2734 genome:
- the atpE gene encoding F0F1 ATP synthase subunit C, with the protein MEFLAAAIAVGLGALGAGLGNGMIVSRTVESIARQPEARNALQTTMFIGVGIVEVIPLAATVIAFLIMFSS; encoded by the coding sequence ATGGAATTTTTAGCAGCAGCAATAGCGGTTGGATTGGGTGCACTTGGCGCAGGTCTTGGTAACGGTATGATCGTAAGTAGAACAGTTGAGTCCATCGCTCGTCAACCAGAAGCTCGTAACGCTCTTCAAACTACAATGTTTATCGGTGTAGGTATCGTCGAAGTTATTCCGTTGGCAGCAACAGTTATCGCATTCCTGATCATGTTTTCATCTTAA
- the atpF gene encoding F0F1 ATP synthase subunit B: protein MEIVWTNILFSILAFGILYFLLSKYAFSKLFAVMEKRRELVMQQMDEAAKTREQAVAYVEEQKQALNSARQEAQQIIQQSQITSNQQVEQALAQAKVEAARVKEEAVRDIENEKNKAVEELRSEIGTASVRIASKLLKKEVSASSEQEQLVNQYLNEVGGRS, encoded by the coding sequence GTGGAAATTGTTTGGACAAACATCTTATTTTCAATTCTAGCCTTTGGGATTCTATATTTCTTGCTCAGTAAGTATGCGTTCAGCAAACTGTTCGCAGTTATGGAGAAACGCCGTGAGCTAGTAATGCAGCAAATGGATGAAGCTGCGAAGACTAGAGAGCAAGCGGTCGCGTATGTGGAAGAGCAGAAGCAGGCGCTGAACAGTGCACGCCAGGAAGCTCAACAGATTATTCAACAATCGCAAATTACTAGTAATCAACAGGTAGAACAAGCTTTGGCGCAAGCTAAAGTTGAAGCTGCACGTGTCAAAGAAGAGGCCGTGCGCGATATCGAGAACGAGAAGAATAAAGCAGTGGAAGAGTTGCGCAGCGAAATTGGAACGGCATCTGTTCGTATTGCTTCTAAGCTTCTTAAGAAAGAAGTTAGTGCTAGCAGTGAGCAGGAGCAGCTTGTGAACCAATACCTCAATGAGGTAGGAGGCCGATCATGA
- the upp gene encoding uracil phosphoribosyltransferase: protein MGKLVICDHPLIQHKLTFIRDVRTNTKDFREHVDEVATLMAYEITRDIPLETITVQTPVTETESKVISGRMLGLIPILRAGLGMLEGVLKLLPAAKVGHVGLFRDPDTLQPVEYYIKLPTDVQERELIVIDPMLATGGSAIAAITSLKNRGCTQIKMMNLIAAPEGVAAVQEAHPDVDIYVAALDSHLNEHGYIVPGLGDAGDRLYGTK from the coding sequence ATGGGAAAATTGGTGATTTGCGATCATCCTTTAATTCAACACAAACTAACATTTATTCGCGACGTAAGAACAAACACGAAGGATTTCAGAGAGCATGTTGACGAAGTTGCTACATTGATGGCTTATGAGATTACACGGGATATTCCTCTAGAGACCATTACAGTACAAACACCGGTCACTGAAACCGAAAGCAAAGTGATTTCAGGAAGAATGCTTGGGCTTATCCCTATTCTTCGTGCCGGCCTAGGTATGCTTGAGGGCGTCCTAAAGCTTCTCCCTGCTGCTAAAGTAGGACATGTTGGCTTATTCCGTGATCCGGACACACTTCAACCGGTAGAGTATTACATCAAGCTTCCTACAGATGTACAGGAACGTGAGTTGATCGTAATTGATCCGATGCTAGCTACAGGGGGATCCGCGATCGCTGCCATTACCTCGCTGAAGAACCGCGGCTGTACACAGATTAAAATGATGAACCTGATTGCGGCTCCGGAAGGTGTTGCTGCAGTTCAAGAAGCGCATCCAGATGTAGATATTTACGTAGCCGCGCTTGATTCTCATTTGAATGAACATGGATATATCGTCCCAGGACTTGGCGATGCTGGAGATCGTTTGTACGGAACTAAGTAA
- the atpB gene encoding F0F1 ATP synthase subunit A, with amino-acid sequence MHAMPKIFVGGIPIDISAVLMLLISCTVVFVLVMLSVRKLSVENPSKLQNFMEWVVEFVEGVVSSAMDLKKGKPYISLGLTLILFIFVSNLLGLPFSVVTEAHGPVTVFGHVIEATRNLAHGDHVEILWYKSPTADINVTAGLAIIVFILMNFLGIKLNGKHYFKHYIEPFPIFLPLNIIENLAKPVALAIRLFANIFAGEVLITVILKLGILSIPFLAVWQGFSIFVGALQAFIFTILTMVYIAQMTIHEEEAH; translated from the coding sequence ATGCACGCTATGCCGAAAATCTTTGTCGGAGGAATACCGATAGATATATCAGCCGTATTAATGCTTCTGATCAGTTGTACAGTAGTGTTTGTACTGGTGATGTTGTCGGTTCGCAAGCTTTCGGTTGAGAATCCATCTAAGCTTCAGAATTTTATGGAATGGGTTGTAGAATTTGTAGAAGGTGTCGTTAGCAGTGCTATGGACCTGAAGAAAGGAAAACCTTACATATCTTTGGGGCTAACGTTGATTCTGTTTATCTTTGTTTCCAACCTTCTTGGATTGCCTTTCTCAGTTGTAACTGAAGCGCATGGACCTGTAACCGTGTTTGGCCATGTAATAGAAGCAACCAGGAACTTGGCGCATGGTGATCATGTTGAGATCTTATGGTACAAGTCGCCGACTGCTGACATTAATGTCACTGCGGGATTGGCAATTATCGTGTTTATTTTGATGAACTTCCTGGGCATTAAGCTCAACGGTAAGCATTATTTCAAACACTATATTGAGCCGTTTCCAATCTTTTTGCCACTGAACATTATCGAGAACTTGGCAAAACCAGTAGCTCTGGCTATTCGTCTATTTGCTAACATTTTTGCCGGAGAAGTACTGATTACAGTCATTTTGAAACTGGGGATTCTCAGTATTCCGTTCCTGGCTGTATGGCAAGGATTCAGTATTTTCGTCGGGGCACTACAGGCGTTTATCTTTACAATTCTGACGATGGTTTATATCGCACAGATGACGATTCACGAAGAAGAAGCACATTAA
- a CDS encoding AtpZ/AtpI family protein produces MKEQNSRDSLLQTALIIGSAGTILAAYIIIGFFAARWLKDLMEGPRYWLAIGTITGMILGIVNVVLLIKKFLGEQNG; encoded by the coding sequence ATGAAAGAACAAAATAGCAGGGACAGCTTGTTACAGACCGCGCTTATCATTGGAAGTGCAGGCACTATACTCGCCGCTTACATTATTATTGGTTTTTTTGCGGCAAGGTGGCTGAAAGACCTGATGGAAGGCCCAAGATATTGGCTCGCCATTGGCACTATAACCGGAATGATTCTGGGGATTGTGAACGTCGTCCTGTTAATTAAAAAATTTTTGGGGGAGCAGAATGGATAA
- a CDS encoding F0F1 ATP synthase subunit delta, producing MSRDTVVAKRYAKALYSAAVEKGITLEVEEQLKAVVEVLHSDQEVQRFILAPRISESDKLKVLRTALQDKLSPIVMNIVELLVERGRTDIFAELLDTYIKIEGDALGIGDAKVYSVYSLSEEEQAAVAAEFGQLVNRKIRVTNVVDPSLLGGLKVYIGDTLYDGSLSSKLERLEKSFNDKHRR from the coding sequence ATGAGCCGCGATACGGTAGTTGCCAAGCGCTACGCTAAAGCATTGTACAGTGCAGCGGTAGAGAAGGGGATTACCCTTGAAGTAGAAGAACAGCTCAAGGCAGTGGTCGAAGTATTACATTCAGACCAAGAGGTACAGCGGTTTATTCTTGCACCGCGTATCTCAGAGTCCGACAAGCTGAAAGTGCTGCGCACAGCACTTCAAGATAAGCTCTCTCCTATCGTGATGAACATTGTAGAACTGTTAGTAGAGCGAGGCAGAACCGATATTTTTGCCGAACTGCTGGATACGTATATCAAGATTGAAGGAGACGCTCTTGGCATTGGTGATGCTAAGGTATACTCCGTTTATTCTTTAAGTGAAGAAGAACAAGCGGCTGTAGCTGCAGAATTCGGCCAGCTCGTAAACCGTAAAATCCGGGTTACGAACGTGGTGGATCCAAGCCTGCTGGGAGGACTGAAAGTTTATATCGGCGATACGCTGTATGACGGCAGTCTGTCTAGCAAATTGGAACGTCTCGAGAAATCCTTTAATGATAAGCATAGAAGATAG
- the wecB gene encoding UDP-N-acetylglucosamine 2-epimerase (non-hydrolyzing), whose protein sequence is MSKIKVMTIFGVRPEAIKMAPLVLELKKHPEHIESIVCVTAQHRELLDQVLEVFNITPDYDLDVMKDRQTLNEITIRVLEGLEPVLREVKPDIVLVHGDTLTTFLASYASFLQQIQVGHVEAGLRTWNKLSPYPEEMNRQLTGVLADLHFAPTDWSAGNLRHENKKESSIYITGNTVTDVFQYTVQPDYRHPVLDFASGKRLILMTAHRRESQGEPHRNIFRAVKRIADEFEDVAIVYPVHPSPAVKEPAHEILGGHPRIKLIDPLDVVDLHNFYPHTHLILTDSGGLQEEAPSYGVPVLVLRDTTERPEGIDAGTLELVGTDEEKVYERTHALLTDNELYQSMSRAANPYGDGKASQRIVNAILHHFGVNKERPEEFHRMFTKNK, encoded by the coding sequence ATGTCCAAAATTAAAGTGATGACTATTTTCGGAGTGCGCCCCGAGGCGATCAAGATGGCTCCTCTAGTTCTTGAGCTGAAGAAGCATCCTGAGCATATCGAGTCCATCGTATGTGTTACTGCACAGCACAGAGAATTGCTCGATCAAGTGTTGGAAGTGTTCAATATAACTCCTGATTACGATCTGGATGTGATGAAGGACCGTCAGACACTTAATGAGATTACTATTCGAGTGCTTGAAGGCTTGGAACCTGTACTCAGAGAGGTTAAACCTGATATCGTACTGGTGCACGGAGATACATTAACGACGTTCCTTGCAAGTTACGCCTCTTTCCTGCAGCAAATTCAGGTTGGGCACGTAGAAGCAGGACTTCGGACATGGAACAAATTGTCTCCGTATCCTGAAGAAATGAACCGTCAACTTACAGGTGTGTTAGCAGATCTACACTTCGCTCCAACCGATTGGTCAGCTGGTAACCTGAGACATGAGAACAAAAAAGAATCAAGTATTTATATCACAGGCAACACTGTAACCGATGTGTTTCAATATACCGTACAGCCTGATTACAGGCATCCTGTTTTGGATTTCGCTTCAGGGAAAAGACTTATTTTGATGACCGCTCACCGTAGAGAATCGCAAGGTGAACCGCATCGCAATATCTTCCGAGCAGTCAAAAGAATCGCTGATGAATTCGAAGATGTTGCCATTGTTTATCCTGTGCATCCGAGTCCTGCTGTTAAGGAACCTGCACATGAAATCTTGGGTGGACATCCGAGAATCAAGCTGATTGATCCACTGGATGTCGTAGACTTGCATAATTTTTATCCGCATACTCACTTGATATTAACCGATTCCGGTGGTTTGCAAGAGGAAGCTCCTTCATACGGAGTTCCCGTGCTTGTGCTTCGTGATACGACGGAGCGTCCTGAAGGGATAGACGCTGGAACGCTAGAACTTGTGGGCACGGACGAGGAGAAGGTGTATGAACGGACACATGCTCTTTTGACTGATAATGAGCTCTATCAGTCGATGAGTCGGGCCGCCAACCCGTACGGTGATGGCAAAGCCTCCCAACGAATTGTCAATGCGATTTTGCACCATTTTGGTGTGAACAAGGAACGTCCTGAAGAGTTTCACAGAATGTTCACAAAAAATAAATAA
- the atpA gene encoding F0F1 ATP synthase subunit alpha: MGIRPEEISTLIKSQIEQYKADIEVAEVGTVIQVGDGIARVYGLENAMAGELLEFSNGVVGMALNLEESNVGVVILGEYKEIREGDQVKRTGQIMQVPVGEALLGRVVNALGMPLDGKGPIQTTEFRPVENNAPGVIDRKSVHEPMQTGLKAIDAMVPIGRGQRELIIGDRQTGKTAIAIDAIINQKGNGMKCIYVAIGQKQSTVAQVVETLRRHGALEYTIIVTASASEPSPLLYIAPYAGCAMGEYFMYKGEHVLIIYDDLSKQASAYRELSLLLRRPPGREAFPGDVFYLHSRLLERAAKLSDALGGGSLTALPFIETQASDVSAYIPTNVISITDGQIFLESDLFNSGQRPAINVGISVSRVGGSAQIKAMKKVAGSLRLDLAQYRELQAFSQFGSDLDKSTLARLNRGARMMEVLKQGVNQPLTVEHQVLSLYTAVKGYLDDIPVKDVKRFEKEFLAYMDSSAAEVAQSIKDTKDLTADNEAALKAAIDKFKRGFATS; this comes from the coding sequence TTGGGCATCAGACCTGAAGAGATCAGCACTTTGATCAAAAGTCAAATTGAGCAATATAAAGCCGATATCGAAGTTGCCGAAGTCGGCACCGTCATTCAAGTCGGAGACGGTATCGCTCGTGTCTACGGTCTGGAAAACGCAATGGCAGGCGAGTTGCTAGAGTTCTCCAACGGTGTAGTGGGCATGGCGCTCAATCTGGAAGAAAGCAACGTCGGTGTTGTTATTCTGGGTGAGTACAAGGAAATTCGTGAAGGCGATCAAGTAAAACGTACTGGACAAATCATGCAAGTTCCAGTTGGAGAGGCCCTTCTGGGTCGTGTAGTAAACGCACTCGGTATGCCGCTTGACGGTAAAGGCCCAATTCAAACGACGGAGTTCCGTCCGGTTGAGAATAACGCTCCTGGTGTTATCGACCGTAAATCGGTTCATGAGCCAATGCAAACTGGCCTTAAAGCGATTGATGCGATGGTACCAATTGGTCGTGGACAACGCGAACTTATCATTGGTGACCGTCAAACAGGTAAAACTGCAATCGCAATTGATGCGATTATCAACCAAAAAGGCAACGGAATGAAATGTATTTATGTTGCCATTGGACAAAAACAATCTACAGTAGCACAGGTTGTAGAAACTCTCCGCCGTCATGGTGCGTTGGAATATACAATCATTGTAACTGCTTCGGCTTCCGAGCCATCCCCACTGTTGTATATTGCTCCATACGCAGGTTGCGCAATGGGCGAATACTTCATGTACAAGGGCGAACATGTACTGATCATTTATGATGACCTTTCAAAACAAGCTTCGGCTTATCGCGAATTGTCCTTGCTGCTTCGTCGTCCACCGGGTCGTGAAGCGTTCCCTGGTGACGTGTTCTACTTGCATTCCCGTCTTTTGGAACGTGCGGCTAAGCTTAGTGATGCGCTTGGTGGTGGTTCATTAACCGCGCTTCCTTTCATCGAAACACAAGCATCTGACGTATCAGCTTACATTCCTACGAACGTAATCTCGATTACAGATGGTCAAATTTTCCTTGAATCCGATCTGTTCAACTCTGGACAACGTCCGGCAATCAACGTCGGTATCTCCGTTTCCCGTGTAGGGGGTTCCGCTCAGATTAAAGCGATGAAGAAGGTTGCTGGCTCGCTCCGTCTGGATCTTGCCCAATATCGTGAACTTCAAGCTTTCTCGCAGTTCGGCTCAGATCTAGATAAATCGACGCTTGCTCGTCTGAATCGCGGAGCGCGTATGATGGAAGTTCTGAAGCAAGGTGTAAATCAGCCGTTGACTGTTGAGCATCAAGTACTCAGCTTGTACACAGCTGTAAAAGGATATTTGGATGATATTCCTGTTAAAGACGTAAAACGTTTTGAAAAGGAATTTCTTGCTTACATGGATAGCAGTGCTGCTGAAGTTGCTCAATCCATCAAAGATACAAAAGATTTGACAGCAGATAACGAAGCCGCTCTTAAAGCAGCAATTGATAAATTTAAAAGAGGCTTTGCTACTAGCTAA
- a CDS encoding ATP synthase subunit I: protein MDNMTPMINTVTRVTLVLMAGLLMGWALHHETRDVTLGMTLGLVAGLVNFRYLAVKVRRVTQSIASNEGNAFSLGFVTRISFAILVTMFAVKIEHFSLVATVSGVFIPQLLAIPAGIYLSVKNKL, encoded by the coding sequence ATGGATAATATGACTCCCATGATCAATACCGTCACTAGAGTTACGCTCGTCCTTATGGCAGGACTCTTAATGGGCTGGGCACTTCATCATGAAACCAGGGATGTTACGCTGGGCATGACTCTAGGTCTGGTGGCGGGATTGGTAAACTTTCGTTATCTGGCCGTCAAGGTTCGACGGGTAACGCAGTCGATTGCGAGCAACGAAGGGAATGCCTTCAGCCTCGGTTTTGTTACACGGATTAGCTTCGCAATTTTGGTCACCATGTTCGCGGTCAAGATTGAGCATTTCTCCCTGGTAGCAACTGTTTCGGGCGTATTCATTCCTCAGCTTCTCGCCATTCCTGCGGGGATATATCTGAGTGTGAAGAACAAACTTTAA
- the atpG gene encoding ATP synthase F1 subunit gamma has translation MARSMRDIKRQIKSVQNTRQITKAMEMVAASKLRKAQEKAIAARPYAEKLKEVVSSIAAGTEGIQHPMLVSRPVKKTGYLIVTSDRGLAGGYNANILRKVTMLIAERHKSKDEYALFVIGRKGRDFLRRREYPIVHEVTELSDAPKFADIKTIANLAVQQFETGEYDELYVCYNQFVNAITQIPTVDRLLPMEGVGNHEHHEASANYEYEPSPEGVLEVLLPKYAETLIYSAILDGKASELGAKMTAMGSATKNASKMIGELTLTYNRARQAAITQEITEIVAGANAQS, from the coding sequence ATGGCAAGAAGCATGCGTGATATTAAACGTCAAATTAAGAGTGTTCAAAACACAAGACAGATCACAAAAGCGATGGAAATGGTAGCCGCCTCCAAGCTGAGAAAAGCTCAGGAGAAGGCAATTGCCGCCCGTCCTTATGCTGAGAAGCTGAAAGAGGTTGTATCGAGTATTGCTGCTGGTACAGAAGGCATCCAGCATCCCATGCTGGTCAGTCGTCCTGTGAAAAAAACCGGTTATCTTATCGTGACCTCTGATAGAGGACTTGCGGGAGGATACAACGCTAATATTCTACGTAAGGTGACGATGCTCATCGCTGAGCGACATAAATCGAAAGATGAGTACGCCTTGTTCGTCATCGGTCGTAAAGGCCGTGACTTCTTACGCCGCCGTGAATATCCGATTGTACATGAGGTTACCGAGCTTTCGGATGCGCCGAAATTTGCAGATATCAAGACTATCGCGAACTTGGCAGTACAACAGTTTGAGACAGGTGAGTATGACGAGTTGTACGTTTGTTACAACCAATTCGTCAATGCTATTACCCAGATTCCAACCGTTGATCGACTGTTGCCTATGGAAGGCGTAGGAAATCATGAGCATCATGAAGCATCCGCAAATTACGAATATGAACCTTCACCGGAAGGCGTTCTCGAAGTATTACTTCCGAAATATGCCGAAACTTTGATTTATAGCGCAATTCTGGATGGCAAAGCCAGTGAGCTGGGTGCGAAAATGACAGCGATGGGCAGTGCAACAAAGAACGCGTCGAAAATGATCGGAGAACTTACCCTTACGTACAACCGTGCCCGTCAGGCGGCAATTACACAGGAAATTACCGAGATCGTGGCCGGAGCGAACGCTCAGTCTTAA